TCAAAGGCCCGCGAGAGTTGATAAAAACGTGATAAGCCAGTGCAACACCCAAATCATTCTGAGAGTGACGAATCCAAACGACATAAACGCCATCAAAAACGGAGTTGAGGGGATTACGGCAGAGATGGTTGAGGAAATCAAACGCCTTCCGCCCGGGCATGCGATGATCGTCAGTCCGGAGCTTGAAAGGCCAGTTATCGTTAGAGTTAGGAGCAGGAGAAGCAAGCACGGTGAGGCTGTGAGCGTAACGAAGCCGAAGGAAGACAAGAAGAAAAAGAAACAGAAGAAGAGCAAAAAAGTTGAGGCGAAGAAGGAAAAGAAGGGGTTCCTGAGGAGGCTTTTCGGCTAATCCAAATCAATTATTTCGAGAGTGTAATCCCCAACACTCACGTAGGGTTTTTCGGCACTTTTGCTTTTCCTCACCATCTGCCTCCTAACGTGCTTGACTTCCCCTCCCGCGAGCAGGTCTGCAACGCTTGCACCATATGCTCGAGAAAAGGCCACCACCGGCGTTGTTAGCCTGGCATTAATCTCAATCACGTAGGGCTGGTCAGAGTAAACGATATCGACGCCAACGTATCCATTCAGACCTTCAACACACTCAACAGCCCTCACAGCCTCCTCCACAACCTCCCTTTTAACCTCATCGGATATCCTAGCCGGAACGACGGCTCCAGCATATCTGAAATTGTTGATAATCTGCTCGTTAACGCTCAGGCACTTCACGTCTTCTCCAACTGCAAGGCTGACGCTCAGGTTGATTCCCTCAATAAATTCCTGGGCAATGTGGCCGTCAGGAACCTCATCGCTGAAGCCTATCCCCTCTCCCGCACATGCCGTACGAGGCTTGATGATGAACTTGCAGTCGAGCGGCCTTAAGGAGGTTTGCGGAACCTGAACCTCCCCCCTCAACTTTTTGTAGAGTTCCCATTTGTCTGAGGTTACCGCAATTGCCCTGCTTGAAGAGCCGAGGTTTTCGCAGTACTTTTCAGCCTTCTTAGTCAGAGTGTAGAGCAGAAAATCGTCTTCAGGAGCGATGATCAGAAAGGCATCACTTTTCTCCAGATATTTCTCCATTGAGTCCATTGAGTCCACGGGGAGAGTGAAGAGGCATGAGAACTCAGGTCTGACGAATCCGGTGATTTCGTAGTAGTTCTTAAAGCCATCAAAGGCTGATTTAAACATCGCAAGGCCTTCAACGGCCGTACTGTCCTCTATTCTTTCACCGCAGGTTGCGAACTCGAATAAAAAAAGTTTCATACCTCTATAATTTCTTCTTCGTCAGCATCTCCTTTTTCTTTTTCCTCATCCTCATTAAGAACAATGGCAATATCAGCAGAGTTTTTGAGGGCCGTTGAGAAGCCGGGCTCGGCACCGATGATTATCGTCTCCTTTCCCATCTCCATTGCCTTCATCAAAACAGCCTTGAAGTCGGCGTCTCTCGTAACGAGGGCAACTGCATCAATCGAGTCGTTGTATATGAGCTCCATGGCTTCGACCGCCATCCTCACATCCACGTCTCCGGAAGTCACTATAGGCTCGAACCCCTGATTTTCTATTGCTTCAACAAGCTTTTCAGTGGCATATTGATTCAGAAAAACTTTGGCAATCTTGATATCGCCATACTCAGAAAGAATTTCTCTAATCTCTTTCAAATTAATATTAAACTCCTTCCTGAGCATGTTTGGCCCATCCACAAGTACGCCAACTTTCCTGCGCTGAGATAGTTTTCTCTTTGAGAGGTATTCTTTAATCCTCTGAATTCGCGATATCGTCGGCATGCTTTTCAATTCTTCTCTTTGAAGTTTAAAAAAGTTTTGTTAATGACCGACATACTCTTAACGCTCTTTCTTGAAAAAGGAGCTTGCTGCATTTCTAATTGAACGATTGGACATTTTTTCAGCTTCCCTTGTTTAGGTACTTCGCAACGCACTCCCGGAAGTGTTTAAGGTTAAAGGGCTTTCCCAGCACTTCCTTTGCCCCCAGTCTGAGCATTTTGCTCTCGAACTCCTGATAGTAGGCCGTTACAACTATTACAACCGCCTCGGGATTGAGCTTGAAAATCTCCTTCGCAACCTCCACCCCACTTATATCCGGCATATTGATGTCCACGATTACCAAATCAGGCATGAGTTTTCTGTAAAGTTCCAACCCTTCCCGGCCGCTGCAAGCCGAGACAACTTCGAAGCTGCCAAGAATTTCCTTGTAAAGCTCGCAGATGCTGCAATCATCGTCAACGACGAGTATCTTCGTCATTATATTGGGATGCAACCAAAAAAATAAAAACTTTTCTTCGCATTTCATGAACTAGCTGAAGTTTTATTAAGGGGATTCGGTAACCCCACCATAACCCACGTAAAGAATCCTGTCCGGAGAGAGAGCGTTTATAACCTCCTTTCTGTGAGTTACCGCAATCAGAGTTATCTTCGCCTCCCTTGCGAGCTCTGATATTTTTCTCGCCACCCTCACGGCCGTCATCTCATCCAGATGGGCGGCAAACTCGTCCACAAGCATCAGGCTCGGTTTTTTGGCCAGACAGGCTGCGAGCTTGAACCTCTCCTTCTGCCCTGTTGAGAGCTCGTTGAACCTTGCTCTGTAGAGAACCGCGTCAGAGATTCCCGCCCTGTTCAGAACCTCCACTGCCAGATGAATATCTCCGGTTATGTCAAATATCTGCTCCAGAATACTTTTCTCGGTTATCTGCGGTTCGAGTTCGGACGGTATCATCGCAGCTATGCTGTCCACCACAACCTCCACCATCCCGCTGCTCGGCTTATACACATCATCGTCCAATTTCAAAGCCTCTCCTACAATCAACCTCAGAAAGGTGGTTTTTCCAGAACCGCTAGCACCGACGACGGCAACAATCTCTCCGGGTTTTATCTCCAGATTCACATCCCTCAGAACATATCTTTCCACCACCCTCTGCCTGACTCCGAAGGACTCAAGGACGGTTCTTACTTCATCGCTAACCTTCTCCAGATCAAGGGTGCTTGCAAAGAGCTTCGAGACATTCCTGAATTTTAATTTCTCAAGAGGTTTAACGCTGCCGTATCTTGAAACACACAGTTTTCCCCCGTGGCCTCTCGCAACCTCGTCCTCCTCCAGAAACTTCCTTATGTACCTCTCAGCCTCTTCGCTAAGTGGCTTGTACAGAACCGGTTTTCCTGAAGCCGTATCCCATAGGTAGTAAAATCCAGCCTTCTCGAAGAAGGGGTTGAACCTGGCCATCTGGGCAATTGTTTCGACGAGGTGCTTTCTCATCCTCATCTCAGGGACTCTTCTTTCCTCAATCCACTCAACTGCAGTCCTGACTGCAAGAATTCCCAGCCCATCCGCTCTGTAGTCGGGATGAACAACGACCCTCGCAATTCTCGATGCTGCTGAGTTGCACTTCTTCATTGCCTCCTCGCTTGCCTCCTCCCATAGCCTGTGTCTCGCAACCTTTAGCGAGAAGCGGCTTCTTAATTTCCTGAACAATTCCGAAAGCTCTTTTTCTGGGGAGAAGACGTTTTCAAACCACTCTTTGGGGAAAACCCTTTCTCTGATGTTTTCCACAATCTTTCCGTCAAGTTTTCTGTGCATCAGCGGC
The nucleotide sequence above comes from Archaeoglobus fulgidus DSM 4304. Encoded proteins:
- a CDS encoding TIGR00288 family NYN domain-containing protein produces the protein MPTISRIQRIKEYLSKRKLSQRRKVGVLVDGPNMLRKEFNINLKEIREILSEYGDIKIAKVFLNQYATEKLVEAIENQGFEPIVTSGDVDVRMAVEAMELIYNDSIDAVALVTRDADFKAVLMKAMEMGKETIIIGAEPGFSTALKNSADIAIVLNEDEEKEKGDADEEEIIEV
- a CDS encoding response regulator is translated as MTKILVVDDDCSICELYKEILGSFEVVSACSGREGLELYRKLMPDLVIVDINMPDISGVEVAKEIFKLNPEAVVIVVTAYYQEFESKMLRLGAKEVLGKPFNLKHFRECVAKYLNKGS
- a CDS encoding ATP-binding cassette domain-containing protein, translated to MIAKVVSHELPKHRHRWFGAVELDNGLTLYMSGIAAWLFEGDVVEVVIKNEPKEIYGRKILFFADYELYKFYGSERIKVWDVFSRNLELPRYSFGKEVYRYRIRAREAVYEKDFERIAELEQYHYASQKSKVALWKCYDCGNLIEANTKPVCECGSRNVHIVEIKGSTPASRFLIFELVERQPFEPEVVAYVRVDPPVPLMHRKLDGKIVENIRERVFPKEWFENVFSPEKELSELFRKLRSRFSLKVARHRLWEEASEEAMKKCNSAASRIARVVVHPDYRADGLGILAVRTAVEWIEERRVPEMRMRKHLVETIAQMARFNPFFEKAGFYYLWDTASGKPVLYKPLSEEAERYIRKFLEEDEVARGHGGKLCVSRYGSVKPLEKLKFRNVSKLFASTLDLEKVSDEVRTVLESFGVRQRVVERYVLRDVNLEIKPGEIVAVVGASGSGKTTFLRLIVGEALKLDDDVYKPSSGMVEVVVDSIAAMIPSELEPQITEKSILEQIFDITGDIHLAVEVLNRAGISDAVLYRARFNELSTGQKERFKLAACLAKKPSLMLVDEFAAHLDEMTAVRVARKISELAREAKITLIAVTHRKEVINALSPDRILYVGYGGVTESP
- a CDS encoding ATP-grasp domain-containing protein, translating into MKLFLFEFATCGERIEDSTAVEGLAMFKSAFDGFKNYYEITGFVRPEFSCLFTLPVDSMDSMEKYLEKSDAFLIIAPEDDFLLYTLTKKAEKYCENLGSSSRAIAVTSDKWELYKKLRGEVQVPQTSLRPLDCKFIIKPRTACAGEGIGFSDEVPDGHIAQEFIEGINLSVSLAVGEDVKCLSVNEQIINNFRYAGAVVPARISDEVKREVVEEAVRAVECVEGLNGYVGVDIVYSDQPYVIEINARLTTPVVAFSRAYGASVADLLAGGEVKHVRRQMVRKSKSAEKPYVSVGDYTLEIIDLD